One part of the Kryptolebias marmoratus isolate JLee-2015 linkage group LG13, ASM164957v2, whole genome shotgun sequence genome encodes these proteins:
- the LOC108248749 gene encoding uncharacterized protein LOC108248749, producing the protein MATEDTGEEESEHPWPHIRAMFTLQSSKKNSYIMRCQLCLPKLVDISAYKNSTSNLRKHVARIHPNSLMKYSELVDSNKKRKSSSSDEPPRKSVKITDSLISPRRVTQAKLDRLIVNFVCEASQPFSVVEAPSFKNIIESLHPQCTLMTRKTLCCRIQEAAKNLKSIIIKKLSAVNHVATTTDCWTARQRSYLGVTCHWIEPTTLERQSAALACQRVKGSHTFDVLAAALEEIHSEYQIREKVTRTTTDSGSNFLKAFRLYGVDEKEDKDVNRQEEKDSSMDEASQDESESEMEYHDVAAILDDDTGLEYQLPKHQKCACHLLNLISTVDATRAEVGHETYRRLSRSAFAKCTALWNKTSRSSKGFETVERECKLQFLRPNPTRWNSVFLAVERVVRIHKEQGESAFRNVCTTLQIKMLNPAEMGFLAEYVAVMKPVAMALNILQGESSVHMGFLLPTLHQLQDKLKKLVSSCKVCAPLIDALQDGIQKRFAEIMKEPELIAAAILLPKFKTNCTTDENILKSGLDYIKDHLDTNADDDNSTNSSNSDEEDFFGSIMTRKSQTGELERYLSCPSTGGMDLLHSFPQIKRLSLKVNTSLPASAACERLFSHAGLLFTAKRSQLHCKNLESQLLLKLNGHITE; encoded by the exons ATGGCGACAGAAGATACTGGTGAAGAGGAGTCAGAGCACCCCTGGCCTCACATACGAGCAATGTTCACCTTACAATCTTCTAAAAAGAACAGTTACATCATGCGCTGTCAGCTGTGTCTACCAAAACTTGTAGATATTTCAGCCTACAAGAACTCAACGTCAAATTTGAGAAAACACGTTGCG AGGATCCACCCGAACAGCTTGATGAAATATTCTGAGTTGGTAGATTCCAACAAGAAGCGAAAATCCTCCTCTTCTGATGAGCCACCAAGGAAGAGTGTGAAAATCACAGATTCCCTCATCTCTCCACGACGAGTAACTCAGGCAAAGCTTGATAGGCTCATTGTAAATTTTGTCTGTGAAGCTAGCCAACCATTTTCTGTGGTTGAGGCGCCATCTTTTAAGAACATAATTGAATCTCTTCATCCTCAGTGCACTttaatgacaagaaaaacattatGCTGTAGAATACAGGAAGCTGCAAAGAACTTGAAGAGCATAATCATTAAAAAGTTGAGTGCTGTGAACCATGTTGCCACCACAACAGACTGCTGGACTGCCAGACAGCGTAGTTATTTAGGTGTCACCTGTCACTGGATAGAACCTACCACACTGGAGAGGCAATCTGCTGCTTTGGCTTGTCAACGTGTTAAAGGCTCACACACATTTGATGTTCTTGCTGCTGCATTAGAAGAAATACATTCTGAATATCAGATCAGGGAAAAGGTGACCAGAACTACAACTGACAGTGGCTCTAATTTCTTGAAAGCCTTTCGTTTGTATGGTGTGGATGAAAAGGAAGATAAAGATGTCAATAGACAAGAGGAGAAAGACTCCAGCATGGACGAAGCATCACAAGATGAAAGCGAGTCAGAGATGGAATATCACGATGTAGCTGCCATTCTGGATGATGACACTGGCCTTGAGTACCAACttccaaaacaccaaaaatgtgCATGCCATCTGCTGAATCTCATATCAACAGTTGATGCCACTCGTGCAGAAGTGGGCCATGAAACCTATAGAAGACTATCTCGATCTGCTTTTGCTAAATGTACTGCTCTGTGGAATAAAACAAGCAGGTCAAGCAAGGGGTTTGAAACTGTTGAACGTGAATGCAAACTGCAGTTCCTCCGACCTAATCCAACCCGTTGGAACTCTGTGTTCCTAGCTGTTGAAAGAGTGGTGCGCATTCACAAAGAGCAGGGAGAATCTGCATTTCGCAATGTATGCACAACATTGCAGATAAAGAT GTTGAATCCAGCTGAAATGGGATTTTTGGCTGAGTATGTTGCTGTGATGAAACCTGTTGCCATGGCCCTCAACATTCTTCAAGGGGAATCATCTGTGCACATGGGCTTCCTCCTGCCAACTCTACACCAGTTGCAAGACAAGCTGAAGAAGCTGGTATCATCTTGCAAAGTGTGTGCACCTCTCATCGATGCCCTGCAGGATGGGATTCAGAAACGTTTTGCTGAGATAATGAAAGAACCTGAGCTCATTGCTGCAGCTATACTCCTAcctaaattcaaaacaaactgcACTACAGATGAGAACATCTTAAAATCtg GCCTCGACTACATCAAGGATCACTTGGACACGAACGCTGATGATGAcaacagcacaaacagcagcaactctGATGAAGAAGACTTCTTTGGATCCATTATGACCAGAAAATCCCAAACAGGAGAGTTGGAGAGGTATCTATCATGTCCATCTACTGGGGGTATGGATCTGTTACACTCTTTTCCTCAAATCAAGCGGTTGTCACTCAAAGTCAACACAAGTCTTCCAGCATCTGCAGCTTGTGAGAGACTCTTTAGTCATGCAGGACTCCTTTTTACTGCTAAGAGATCACAGCTTCACTGCAAAAACCTTGAGAGCCAGTTACTCTTAAAGCTTAACGGTCACATTACTGAGTAA